The following are encoded together in the Mumia sp. Pv4-285 genome:
- a CDS encoding lipase family protein, translating into MKKLLTSSIAIVAVLAPAAAAAPVQAAGDAPAAPSASASKSVLDVLREAFYHPPKQLVPGPHGSVIWARPLSGDAAFQGARNSLVVYRSRTPEGKQVAVSGTVSVPRGSAPKGGWPVISWLHGTTGTADVCAPSRDSATNPAHDYLQVMHTNLQRWIDRGYAVVATDYQGLGTDGVHSYLIGEAEGRASVDMVRAARRLSPALGRKWLAYGHSQGGHAALFATDVADRWAPELDLVGAVGLAPGSQLSTFVPQIRNLPVENIASFLPLIIRGVETAGVSTDGLLTPRAQALMADADDRCIAQLRDAASWGTLKTNEVFQPGADFSAFDTVMAANEPGTLSPSVPVFLAQGDSDTTVLPGWTKTLASQLSSKGVSLTSTTYAGVDHRGVIDASYADVVPWVDALFGRV; encoded by the coding sequence ATGAAGAAGCTCCTCACCAGCAGCATCGCGATCGTCGCCGTCCTCGCTCCGGCGGCAGCAGCGGCTCCCGTCCAGGCGGCGGGCGACGCGCCCGCTGCGCCGTCGGCATCGGCGAGCAAGTCAGTCCTCGACGTCTTGCGCGAGGCGTTCTACCACCCCCCGAAGCAGCTGGTGCCTGGCCCGCACGGCAGCGTGATCTGGGCACGGCCGCTGTCGGGCGACGCCGCCTTCCAGGGCGCCCGCAACTCGCTCGTCGTCTACCGCTCGCGAACGCCTGAGGGCAAGCAGGTGGCCGTGTCCGGGACCGTATCGGTCCCGCGAGGCAGCGCTCCGAAGGGCGGATGGCCGGTCATCTCGTGGTTGCACGGCACGACCGGCACGGCCGACGTGTGCGCGCCTTCGCGCGACTCAGCCACAAATCCCGCCCACGACTACCTCCAGGTCATGCACACGAACCTGCAGCGGTGGATCGACCGGGGCTACGCCGTGGTGGCGACGGACTACCAGGGGTTGGGGACCGACGGCGTCCACAGCTATCTGATCGGCGAGGCCGAGGGCCGTGCGAGCGTCGACATGGTCCGGGCAGCCCGCCGGCTGTCGCCGGCGCTGGGCCGGAAGTGGCTGGCGTACGGACACTCCCAGGGTGGCCACGCCGCCCTCTTCGCTACCGACGTCGCCGACCGTTGGGCGCCCGAGCTCGACCTCGTCGGCGCGGTGGGCCTCGCACCCGGCTCGCAGCTGAGCACCTTCGTGCCCCAGATCCGCAACCTGCCGGTCGAGAACATCGCATCGTTCCTGCCGCTCATCATCCGCGGCGTGGAGACGGCGGGCGTCTCGACCGACGGCCTCCTGACACCGCGCGCTCAGGCGCTCATGGCCGACGCCGACGACCGCTGCATCGCGCAGCTTCGCGACGCCGCCTCGTGGGGCACGCTCAAGACCAATGAGGTCTTCCAGCCCGGAGCCGACTTCTCCGCGTTCGACACGGTGATGGCCGCCAACGAGCCGGGCACGCTCTCCCCCTCGGTCCCGGTCTTCCTCGCGCAGGGCGACAGCGACACGACCGTCCTCCCGGGATGGACGAAGACGCTCGCGTCCCAGCTCAGCAGCAAGGGCGTCTCGCTCACGTCGACGACCTACGCCGGCGTCGACCACCGCGGTGTCATCGACGCCTCGTACGCGGACGTGGTCCCGTGGGTGGACGCACTGTTCGGCCGGGTCTGA
- a CDS encoding aminoglycoside phosphotransferase family protein has translation MSPIPPAEIDVTADLVRGLLASQHPDLAELPLEVVAHGWDNEVLRLGDDLALRMPRRELGARLVRHEQEWLPALAPQLPVRTPVPVRVGSPSDGTRGPAYPWWWSIVPWFDGQMVARTPVAERRTLARPLAQFVTALHRTAPPDAPVNPYRGVPLAARDADFRERLAAHPLPEQDALLDLWERLISTPVWDGPALWVHGDLHPANLLAAPENAGRLGLSAVIDFGDITSGDPASDLATAWLTFDAEGRGEFRELVSRAGVADGAMWDRAHAWAVVFSVLLTTTSDDVPHLHAVGVHGLAQVLAGE, from the coding sequence GTGAGCCCGATCCCTCCTGCCGAGATCGACGTCACGGCCGACCTCGTACGCGGCCTGCTGGCGTCCCAGCACCCTGACCTGGCGGAGCTGCCTCTCGAGGTCGTCGCCCACGGTTGGGACAACGAGGTGCTCCGGCTGGGAGACGACCTGGCCCTTCGGATGCCGAGGCGCGAGCTCGGCGCGCGGCTGGTGCGCCACGAGCAGGAGTGGCTTCCGGCGCTGGCGCCGCAGCTTCCGGTGCGGACACCTGTCCCGGTGCGCGTGGGTTCGCCGAGCGACGGCACGCGCGGGCCGGCGTACCCCTGGTGGTGGAGCATCGTGCCGTGGTTCGACGGCCAGATGGTCGCTCGGACCCCCGTCGCCGAACGCCGTACGCTGGCGCGTCCGCTCGCACAGTTCGTGACCGCTCTGCACCGTACGGCGCCGCCTGACGCGCCCGTGAATCCTTACCGCGGGGTGCCGCTGGCGGCGCGCGACGCGGATTTCCGCGAGAGGCTGGCGGCGCACCCGTTGCCGGAGCAGGACGCACTCCTCGACCTCTGGGAGCGGCTGATCTCGACGCCGGTGTGGGACGGTCCCGCGCTCTGGGTGCACGGCGACCTGCACCCCGCCAACCTGCTGGCTGCGCCCGAGAACGCCGGCCGCCTCGGCCTGTCGGCCGTCATCGACTTCGGCGACATCACCTCGGGCGACCCGGCGAGCGACCTCGCGACGGCGTGGTTGACCTTCGACGCCGAGGGGCGTGGCGAGTTCCGTGAGCTCGTCTCGCGGGCCGGCGTCGCCGACGGCGCGATGTGGGACCGTGCCCACGCTTGGGCCGTGGTCTTCTCGGTGCTGCTCACGACGACCTCCGACGACGTGCCTCACCTGCACGCCGTCGGCGTGCACGGCCTGGCGCAGGTGCTGGCAGGGGAGTGA